Proteins from a single region of Schistocerca gregaria isolate iqSchGreg1 chromosome 3, iqSchGreg1.2, whole genome shotgun sequence:
- the LOC126354219 gene encoding alanine and glycine-rich protein-like, giving the protein MPTDDGALTVAMSKGRSASICAPGFSSMEAVAAAAAAAAAGGGGGSGSGGGGGTPVAGRRRRPAARSQSARLTGGKSVRRRAAAGAAGGGGGGGEGMRGGVSEPRLAGHGAEGTPPPAPGLGLPAAATPEASPGFRRRGSSRRSVHHGHGHGHGHAHGHAQQPPPRKSAAYLDVPDALGGPLEGEDDESYRLRSFSLTSKGRRRPPATCRLPACHTGVRAVFPRDLIV; this is encoded by the coding sequence ATGCCGACCGACGACGGCGCGCTCACCGTGGCCATGTCCAAGGGCCGCTCCGCCTCCATCTGCGCGCCCGGCTTCTCCAGCATGGAGGCCGtggccgccgcagccgcagcggccGCCGCCGGCGGGGGCGGAGGCAGCGGCAGTGGGGGCGGCGGCGGGACCCCGGTGGCCGGGAGGCGGCGCCGGCCCGCGGCCCGGTCGCAGAGCGCGCGCCTCACCGGCGGCAAGTCCGTGCGGCGGCGAGCGGCCGCGGGGgcggccgggggcggcgggggtggcggcgAGGGCATGCGGGGTGGCGTGAGCGAGCCGCGCCTCGCCGGGCACGGGGCGGAGGGCACGCCGCCCCCGGCGCCGGGGCTGGGGCTGCCCGCCGCCGCTACCCCCGAGGCGTCGCCCGGCTTCCGCAGGCGGGGCTCGAGCCGGCGCTCCGTGCACCACGGCCACGGCCACGGCCACGGCCACGCTCACGGCCAcgcgcagcagccgccgccccgCAAGTCCGCCGCCTACCTGGACGTGCCCGACGCGCTGGGCGGGCCGCTCGAGGGCGAGGACGACGAGTCGTATCGCCTGCGCTCCTTCAGCCTCACCTCCAAAGGTAGGCGCCGCCCACCAGCCACGTGCCGGCTGCCGGCCTGTCACACGGGTGTTCGAGCCGTGTTCCCACGCGATCTGATCGTTTAA